TTGATACAGGAAGTTTCAAAGCTGCTTCTACATATTCATCAATAGAAAAAAGTACAAAAATAATTTGGATAGTAAGAGAAACAGAATCAACACTTAAAAGTCTAAAAGAGAAACTGGATTTTTTTGAAAATGATTTAGATATAAGAATAAAAGATAGATCAGAAATAATGTTGAATATGACAGTTGGATATGAAGAACTGGAAAGAGATGAAAACATAAAAGAAATTTTTGAACAAGAACCTATAGCAAAAATAAGGTATAATCCACAGATAGTGTTTGAAGCAAAAAATATCGTCCTTTTATATTATCAAAAGGTCTTAAAGGTAAAACATTTAAGAAAGAAATACAAGAGGTTGAAAAGGCATTAAATGTACTCTTTAAATATAAAGAGTTAGAAGAAAGTTCAGGAATTTTAGATAAGTTGATAAAGAAGGTGAGTATTTAGTGTCTCAGATGAATTTTAAAGAAATTGCATATAACAATAAAAATAATAGAAAATTAAGTGATTTTACTAAAAAGGGAGATAATAGTTCAACTAAAGATGTTATAAATCAATTGATAGATGAAATACAGGAATATGTTAGTGAAGAAAATAAAGATAGCAATATAATATATGAGATTCAGACAGGGAAAAAGGAAAAAAAAGTATTGGAAAATATTATAGATGATTTTCTAAGTCAAAATGTAAAAGCACAAGGTTTTCCAAAGGAGCAGATAAAGAAAAAAATTGTTGATGTCATGGTAGGATGGGAAAGACTACAACCACTAATCGAAAGTGATGAAAAAATTACTGAAATATCAACCAATGAAGATCTTGAAGTGATAAAAAGAATCAAAGGACAAGATATATTAACTAATATATCATTTGAAAGTGATGAAGAGTTAGAACAGTTTATTAAGAATATATCTATAAGAACAGGTGAAAAGCTTAATAGAGATAAGTGTATCATGGATGGATATGATCCAGTATATAACATAAGAATAAATGCAGGGATATATGGAAGCCCTATTAGAAAAGGTGAAGTTGTTAGAAAACCGTATTTTACACTTAGATTATTCCCCAAGAAACAATTAACAGCTGATGATTTAATAAGAAATGGTACTTTTACTACTTCAATATATAAATTTTTTAAAGAAATAGTTGAAGATTCAACTATAGTAATAGTTGGAGAGCCTGAAG
The Caldisalinibacter kiritimatiensis genome window above contains:
- a CDS encoding ATPase, T2SS/T4P/T4SS family, which produces MNFKEIAYNNKNNRKLSDFTKKGDNSSTKDVINQLIDEIQEYVSEENKDSNIIYEIQTGKKEKKVLENIIDDFLSQNVKAQGFPKEQIKKKIVDVMVGWERLQPLIESDEKITEISTNEDLEVIKRIKGQDILTNISFESDEELEQFIKNISIRTGEKLNRDKCIMDGYDPVYNIRINAGIYGSPIRKGEVVRKPYFTLRLFPKKQLTADDLIRNGTFTTSIYKFFKEIVEDSTIVIVGEPEAGKTTLLDILQGLKDKMRRTIIIQEEPELKNKNKNSVYFVTRKKASDEDNRKTYDMAEFAKIATRFAGKDVVIGEVRDKEAWWLYRLIDMGYKAIYTIHGSSCKGGLEQTQFLMSLVNPNMTYSQLMKKVCDSIDFVIYISNKKVIDIAEVRGYDRENEEPSLNYIFRLRTDKNNDFYWKEGSISEEFKEQLKLRKKLKERRV